The Babylonia areolata isolate BAREFJ2019XMU chromosome 22, ASM4173473v1, whole genome shotgun sequence genome contains a region encoding:
- the LOC143297002 gene encoding uncharacterized protein LOC143297002 produces the protein MGCGGSKNNDQTVPVKETKKEQTTKGKKGTKKEQTTTKGKERPRPKSAPQDRKGRDKSKSLEDSAGESNKKLSKEEQLRQELVAATESRDLARLEKAISDYERNQLPNSADLARARRVLVSLHEQALQAAIQEQKLDALEAAIDAANESPVSPELHDDPGETLQEAEELRSLLRRLRLYVHKVLALKPMTVSEIHSYKRPRPLVHSVMKATYLLLGERERQLGEWEYIQSLLRRQGRGSIIRRIQEFDPRTMKKAKVHRAEDHLKVCSKDKVRQTSAGAGTFYVWSYNIIKDGKPGGKKKT, from the exons ATGGGATGCGGTGGCAGTAAAAACAATGACCAGACAGTACCA gtcaaagaaacgaagaaagaacagaccacaaagggaaagaaaggaacgaagaaaGAACAGACGACGACAAAGGGAAAGGAACGCCCCCGCCCAAAGTCTGCCCCCCAGGACAGAAAGGGGCGGGACAAATCAAAGAGCCTGGAAGATTCAGCCGGAGAATCTAACAAGAAG CTGAGCAAAGAGGAGCAGCTACGACAGGAGTTGGTGGCGGCCACAGAGAGCAGGGACCTGGCCAGGCTGGAGAAGGCCATCAGTGACTACGAGAGGAACCAGCTGCCCAACAGCGCGGACCTGGCGCGTGCACGGCGCGTGCTCGTCTCTCTGCACGAGCAGG CCCTGCAAGCCGCCATCCAGGAACAGAAGCTGGACGCTTTGGAGGCCGCCATCGACGCCGCCAACGAGTCTCCGGTGTCCCCGGAACTGCACGACGATCCTGGGGAGACCCTGCAGGAAGCGGAGGAGCTGAGGAGTCTGCTGAGGCGGCTGAGGCTGTACGTGCACAAGGTGCTGGCTCTGAAGCCCATGACGGTGTCGGAGATCCACAGCTACAAGCGGCCCCGGCCCCTAGTGCACAGCGTCATGAAGGCCACCTACCTACTGCTCGGGGAGCGGGAGCGACAGCTCGGG GAATGGGAGTACATCCAGAGCCTGCTGCGGAGACAGGGCCGGGGCAGCATCATCCGCCGCATCCAGGAGTTCGACCCGCGCACCATGAAGAAGGCCAAGGTGCACAGAGCGGAGGACCACCTCAAGGTCTGCAGCAAGGACAAGGTCCGACAGACCTCCGCCGGCGCCGGCACCTTTTACGTGTGG AGTTACAACATCATCAAAGATGGCAAGCccgggggaaagaagaagacctGA